From one Formosa sediminum genomic stretch:
- a CDS encoding DUF4374 domain-containing protein produces MKNKHLLLGLFAGMALFASCSDDDSSTEVEVPESAEAKYIITATPTASEGVADYILTTDDLSQGIISTVGNGLEQDGTYRYYVTSNNKFFSMLYGQGNPGAVTTYELNNTGSLDKLSDFQSETVQAFEPVDDDILLMKISRSADDPTAYWYSLDTEISQFVAEGQINTQELAAKENGELAFFTWITQVGNNIYLPYYTLKGTGDDSNGTLYPDEANIAVFSYPEMEYVKTIQDDRTSFIGRYFNSGLAVDELGDTYAVSSSIATNNGEFVSTKPSAITRIKSGTTEFDSYYFNIEEATNGKYATTQMYLGNGNLLLNLQNVSEKGAYTTGKEFAIMNVYTNTLTMVTGIPNVEDIVNVPFRGNYVSETGDKAYVGITTSTGSFVYVIDVASATATQGLEVEGGVITAINKLDPAN; encoded by the coding sequence ATGAAAAACAAGCATTTACTTTTAGGTTTATTTGCAGGAATGGCACTATTTGCATCATGTAGTGATGACGATAGCTCAACTGAAGTAGAAGTCCCTGAAAGTGCCGAGGCCAAATACATAATTACTGCTACACCAACGGCTTCAGAAGGTGTTGCAGATTATATTTTAACCACAGATGATTTAAGTCAAGGGATTATTAGTACTGTCGGAAATGGTTTAGAACAAGACGGAACGTATAGATATTATGTTACGAGTAATAATAAGTTTTTTAGTATGCTTTACGGGCAAGGTAACCCTGGAGCTGTAACAACCTATGAATTAAACAATACAGGTTCTTTAGATAAATTATCAGATTTTCAATCGGAAACAGTTCAAGCTTTCGAACCTGTTGATGATGATATTCTTTTAATGAAAATATCAAGAAGTGCCGATGATCCTACTGCATATTGGTATAGTTTAGATACCGAAATTTCTCAATTTGTTGCCGAAGGTCAAATTAACACACAAGAATTGGCCGCTAAAGAAAATGGTGAGCTCGCCTTTTTTACATGGATTACTCAAGTTGGTAACAATATATACTTACCATATTATACTCTAAAAGGAACAGGAGATGATTCGAACGGTACTTTATATCCAGACGAAGCAAATATTGCAGTGTTCTCTTACCCTGAAATGGAATATGTAAAAACTATTCAAGATGACCGTACAAGTTTTATTGGGCGTTATTTTAATAGTGGATTAGCTGTTGATGAATTAGGAGACACTTATGCTGTATCTTCCTCAATTGCTACTAATAATGGTGAATTTGTATCTACCAAACCTTCAGCAATAACAAGAATTAAAAGTGGTACAACAGAGTTTGATTCTTATTATTTTAATATTGAAGAGGCTACAAATGGTAAATACGCAACCACTCAAATGTATTTAGGTAATGGTAATTTGTTACTTAACCTACAAAATGTGTCTGAAAAGGGTGCATATACAACGGGTAAAGAATTTGCTATTATGAATGTGTACACAAATACACTAACTATGGTTACAGGAATACCAAATGTAGAAGATATAGTGAATGTCCCATTTAGAGGGAATTATGTCTCTGAGACTGGTGATAAGGCTTACGTTGGTATTACAACAAGTACAGGAAGTTTTGTTTATGTTATAGATGTTGCCTCTGCTACAGCAACTCAAGGTCTGGAAGTAGAAGGGGGTGTTATCACAGCTATTAATAAACTAGACCCAGCAAATTAA